The following nucleotide sequence is from Pedobacter sp. PACM 27299.
TGCTTAATGCCATTTTTAGTGATCCAATCTTGTAGGATACCGAAATGCGGCCAAAGATCTGCGGTTGAAGTGGTATAAATGTTCAAACGGACAATGCCTTTGCATTCATATCCAGCCTTACCGATCACCTGCTCCAGATTCTGTATAGCCAGCTTAAGCTGAGATTCCATGTCTCCAGTACTCGAAATTCCTTCTGCAGTAATGGCTGCCTGCCCGGACACATAAAGTGTGCTTTCTACGTTTTTTACTTCAACAGCTTGCACATAACTGCGCTGATTCTGCCATTCCCAAGGGTTAATGATTCTTTTTTCCATTTTATTAAAGTGTTTTTGCTGCGCCCATGCTGGCACTGTACCAATGA
It contains:
- a CDS encoding RidA family protein; translated protein: MKRIATLFSFLIIGTVPAWAQQKHFNKMEKRIINPWEWQNQRSYVQAVEVKNVESTLYVSGQAAITAEGISSTGDMESQLKLAIQNLEQVIGKAGYECKGIVRLNIYTTSTADLWPHFGILQDWITKNGIKQSLTLLEVKSLFETLTVELEATVVK